Sequence from the Phragmites australis chromosome 11, lpPhrAust1.1, whole genome shotgun sequence genome:
tcaacggataaAGTGAGGTATAAAatttgcttgattgctaagtctagcatgggttgactatggcatcgccgactagcctATGTTAGCATGAGAAATTTGTTTAAACTCCTAAAAGGGGAGCACATCTTaagactaacaaatgtttcttttgagaaatatAGGATTTGCAGTGCTTGTCAAGCAGAAAAAcaaattggagctcctcaccccgccAAAAATGTGATGACTATAACAAGGCCTTTGGAACTCattcacatggatttatttggaccaatcgcctacataagcattggcggtaacaaatatggcttagtaattgttgatgattattctcgtttcacttgggtattatttttgcatgataaaagtgaaacacaagccatattcaagaagtttgtgaggagatctcaaaatgaattcgatgtgaagatcaagacagtgagaagtgacaatggaattcaagaacactcaaattgaagaatttctcgatgaagaaggaataaagcatgagttctcagcaccctactcccctcaataaaatggggttgtcgagagaaagaataggactatcatagagtcggcaagaacaatgcttgatgagtacaaggtCTCAGATCAATTTTAGGCGGAAGCAAtgaacaccgcatgccatgcaaTCAACCGATTGTacctccacaagatcttgaagaagaccgcctaCGAACTCCTAActggtaacaaaccaaatgtatcctactctagagtttttggtagcaaatatTTTATTCTCAATAAGAAGgcaaaaagttttaaatttgctcccaaagtagatgaaggttttatgcttggttatagatcaaatgcctacacctaccgtgttttcaacaagACCTTcgattgtgttgaaattgcacaggacgtgacatttgatgaatctaacggctcccaagtggagcaagttgatcctaatgttctaggtgatgaaaaaatTCCAAATGAAGCAattaagaagatggcaattggagaAATCAAGCCCCAAGAATCACAAGAGCAACATATGGCCAATAATGACCCAAGTCAACCgtcttcatcaattcaagtagagccatcaacatcaactcctatgcaagatcaaaatcaagaacaaggtcaagatcaagctcatgatgatttcaacaagtttcttgatgatgaagagaagacattcaaccccaatctcaagtgccacacctaagagttcatcaaagtattcAAACAGATCACCACatggacaacatacttggtgatatacaaaagggagtAACCACTCATTCTAGAATTGCAAACTTTTATGAATGTTagtcttttgtttcctctttggaaccattgAAGGTGGAAGACGCACAtggagatccggattgggtgatgactatgcaagaagaattgaataatttcaagaggaatgaagtttggacattggtggaaagaccaaacCCAAATGTAATTGGCActaaatgggtcttccgcaataaacaagatgagaacgggatcgTGACAAGAAATAAAGCAAGGTTGGatgctcaaggcttcacgcaaatagaatgtttagattttggtgagacttattctcccgtagctaggcttgagtcaattcgtatattacttgcctatgctactcactatgatttcaagctatatcaaatggacgtgaagagcacTTTCCAAAATAGatcaatctccgaattggtgtacGTAGAGCAACCtcccggatttgaagatcccaaatgCCCacatcatgtgtataaactccataagacgctctatgggttaagcaagcacctagagcctggtatgaatgtcttagggattttctcattaagaaaggctttgaaataggcaaagttgattctactctttttactaagaatgttgataatgatttatttgtttgccaaatatatgtctttgatctttggatcataattttctacttgtgatcatagtaaTGTAATGTTGTTTGTTGGCAGATCACAAGTgataaatatatgtctcatttgCCCAACAATCTTTTCCCCATTGAATCTCAGCTCCTAATTCAATCTACAAAATCTACAGATCCCGGAATGTCCGGACTAcgccggagtatccggaatcTGACACTGTTTCATGAGCTTCTAGTTTTGTTGAGTTaacagaacccggagtctccgggtccacccggagtatccggattctgttactcacccggagggtccgggtcACCCTCCGGGACGGGCTCTCAGTTCAGACTTCTGACtccacccggagtctctgggccAGGCCAGAGTCTCCATGTAACCCAGTCTATACAACAACCCCATCGGTTTTTCCTCGTTTCTAGCTCAGAATCTCCAGCCTTTCCTCCGGATTGAACCTCCGTGCTTCATCTAGCCCTAAAAGGTACTTTTCACCCGATCTCTAAATATCTTGGTCTAAAATCAAATTCCTTCGGTGAATATGTCCCTTATGGTCCCTAGAATCAATCCCTAGGAGGGTTTTGCAATGTGgaagaagaatcaagaaaaccCCAAATTCTTGCCCTGGAGTCAGgtcacccagagtatccggttggcccggatactctagGTCTGCCAATTTTTccaggacttcttcaattcaacctTCTTTCTCAACCAACACTTATGCCTTGTCTTATATACCTTTGATGTATATCTCAGGTCCTTTGAGATGGATAGAAACAAGGGATATGGGtatgagaggaggaagaaacagAAAAGTGACTCTCATGCTCAAGGCCAAAGCGATGCCCCTCCTCAGAGAGTTGAATCAAGAGGTATTCGGATTGAGGAGCCGACACAATCATAAAATGTGCCTTGGGGATCAACAAAGTTACAAGCCATGAGAGGAAGAGGCACTTTCAGGCCGGGAGGAACGGCTCCTGTGACAGCTGGACGTGGCAAAGGGAAAGTTGTGGATGCCGGTTCTAGCATCCACGGGGAGGATGATGAAATAGAGGAGGAGAACATTGTGCTAGCACCACTAAAGCTACACCAGCCCTACAGAGctcatcaatcacatgaaattCCAAGGAGGATGATTGATTACATGAAGAGAGCTGCTAAATGCAAGAAGGACAGAGGTGATGACCCGTATGAATATGAGAAAAGCGTGGCAAACCCCCGCTTTTGGAATGAGTTTCATGCCGACTTTTATGAAAGCTTGATTCTCACCAAGAAGAACCCTGTCACTCCAATGCAGTGGATTGATTGAGAGTATATGgaacaaaaaaaatgatcagACATTCAATGCTGTCATTGTTGCTTGTGAGGAGAAGAAGATTAAGAAGTTCATGAGTCTGAAATGTGATTGGAGCGTAGAAGTGATTACCTAGTTCTATGCCACTCTTTCTTATGATCATGAGGAGAATCAGTCCATGTTCTGGATGATCGAGGGAGAAAAATACAGAATTTCATATCAGACATTTGCTCCCATATTTGGTTTTGACGTTCGTGACTTGCACAACTCAAAAATACACAATGAGAATCAATTGTCACCTGATGATATTGATTTTATGTGCTTGGCTCGAGGAAGGGTGATTCATGGCACAACTACAGGGATGAAGCTCTTCTACAAATATTTGAATAGTCTCTTTCGTCTCACTTTGAATCCAAAAGGAGGTGATGCAACCAATGTGCAAGGAATCTCAAGAAACCTTCTTGCACGGATGTCTAATGGAGGTGAACCCTTTAGCGTGATTGACTTTGTTTGGGAGGAAATCCATACAACCTCATATACTCCCAATAAGAGTTGTGCATATGCGCCCTACATCATGTATATGATTGAAAGGGTGACAAAGAAAAATTTCTTCAAGGAGGTGAAGCACGAACTTTATAGGGTGAGAATTGTGAGCTCTCGATCATCTCCTCCACCTGCAGCTCCCAGTGCACAACGAATGGCTCCTCAGCATGTTCCATCCTCTAGAGGCTCTCAGTCTTTTCTCAAGAGTGCACTCAAGGCAATATTTCGAGTCTGCACTCATAATGCCACTCAGATTCGAGAGACCAAGATGAGGACAAAGAAAATTGAAGCAAGGCAGAAGGAAATACACACTCACCTTGGCATTCAGCCACCTTGCTCTCCAAtcattcatgaagaagaagcgAGTGAGCCAGAGTTTGAAAAcccttgggcttggtatgatgaagcccaaagAGCTGTTGTGGGTCCCTCCCATCCtcaagatgatgaggagacTGATGATGACGAAGAACTAGAATAAGCCGAACCAAGTTCTTCGGAAGATGGACATGAAGATGGATCCGATAACGGTGCCGATGATGACTATGAGGAAGACAACGGCTAATTTCTGATtctgcttctctttctttttggtgcttgatgccaaagggggagagaaatccGATGTGTCCTGTCTATCTTCTTTCTTAATCCCTTCATAGTTTCCTtgagacatatgtaataattgtaatgaactatgtgGTGTGCTTGTAATAGACTTTTAAATTCATAAGACTAAATTTGTGCTAGTTTGATGCAATGATTTGGttgatgtaatgtttgtttctctctttcttagattttgtgaaatatcatgtcatatgcatcacgtaTATAAATGCTCACACACTTTGCACCCCACAaattctaagatatagggggaccTCTCGCAAATTTTcattaaatatgtgcatttgctCTTATATTCTAATTTCAAGACAaagcacacatttagggggagattaccaaatatcttaaaattcaaaatctttaaattctaTTATCATTTATAagctttaatcgggttgtcatcaatcacctgaaagtgcatctaggccccttgtgagttttggataattgatgataaacgattaagggactaatggttttatcaagtgtatgaacaggttttagtcccgttgagaaaggataaaaaaaaaaagtccatgTCCctcagaaagaaagaagaagcgACATAGAGAAACTCTTAGATTCCAACttgtttttaatttgaatttgagttttatgaatgttgtactattaagagggatgctttttgtagttttggtagtgtcttagtgctcaaagtattttatgaaaaccaatttttgagagacaccatcactcacggacaccgggaTCAAAGGGTAGTTTTGTCTGgttccagagtctccgagttggtccggaaactccggactCTATAGGTgttccggagtctctgagtgagactccgtGAAGAGCTCTCGGTTTGAGTTTATTTCTATGCTCAGAGACTCCGGgatagcccggatactccggacaatGCAAATGTTTCGAAGACTCCAAGTGAGTCTCTGAGAAGAGCTCTCGgtttctatttaattttaagccCAGAATCTCCGAGTTagctcggatactccgaatGCTGTTAAGGTccgaagtctccgagtgagactccgagataGGCTCTTGGTTAGCTAAGGCttttacccggagtctccgagttggtcgGGAATCATCGAGGTCTGATGCTTCCGGATCTTCCAGGCATCCTACGAACTAGAGTTATAGTtggtttttctcaaagtgttacccgaagactccgggtgaacccggatactccatgTCAGTGTAACAGCTAATTCTGACAGGTTAGGTCCGTGTTTTTCTGTGctacccgaagactccggatgaacccggatactccgagtttgCCTGAATtgcacagtaacagctagtttttaggggaagagtataaatacctcttcaccccctctcATTCAATGCTTGCTGAACCACTAGTTCATTCACTCTCTCTAGAGCATTtaatagccctcccaaacccctctagtgcccaatctttgctaagatttgagagtttggtttggggagtgagatttggagcaagagagcaaaaagAAACTCTTTTAgctttttgagttcttgccaagctaCGAATTGTATTCTTTTcccttgaagctttgtgcttttAGACGGCAAGAGGTCACCTGTAGTgcacccaatcattgtggagtgccatggGGAATTTGTATTACCcacgatttgagtaagaaccctagctcgatctttgtggtcgcttgggtgaggatagaGTTGAAAAAGActcgactctttgtgagctcctcaacggacacgtatgcacttctttgtgaggtggccgaacttcggatttaaatcttgtctccatttaaattcttgcaagttattcattcaaattgccaattgaggatttgcctcaatTTTATTGCTTGCGAGTATTTAAGTATAGCTTTATTGTTAAGTAGAAAATATCTATCTTAGAGATAGTGTGATAGCTCATAGTCTCTAGTAGATTCTCTTAAGCTTACTTTGTtttcgagttcctgtatagtccggataatccgggtgaactcggatacttcggaacttcggagtatccggactgaGCCGAAGTCTCCGGGCACTATTTAATCCGCTCctgagttttaatttttagtacgactattcatcccccctctagtcgacatcaaggactttcaattggtatcagagcctaacctcctacaaggcttaacCGCTTGGAGGAATTGGAGATGTCGGTATCCGGAGAGAAAAGCCCGAGAAGTCCCAAAGGTGAAACCTCAGGTGGTGGTTCTAGAAGACAAATGGATTCGAGAGATGCATCAACCGCCGGTGGcttcaaagaaagaaaaggagttGAAGTTAATTTCGattatagcaaattaaattccccttctaacaacttcatctccgTGCCGTCCGGCCGTGCACCATTTTTTGATGGTACTCACTACgtcgcttggaggcacaagatgaagatgcatttaaTATCGCTCCATCCGAGCATTTGGAGAATTGTGTGTGTAGGTATCTATTTTCCGGCTGAAGACATGGAGCTTACACCCGAACAAGAACAAGCCATACATAGAAATGCCCAAGCAACAAGTGTCCTACTTTTCCCCTTAAGTCCcgaagagttcaacaaggtggatgggcttgaggaggctaaatttatttgggacacacttcaagtgtCACACAAAGGTACAACTAGTGTGAGGGAATCCAAGATTGAATTACTTGAAGACAAATTGGGAAGGTTTGtcatggaggatgatgagacttcacaagccatgtatgatcggatgatggtgcttgtgaacaagataAGAGGACTTGGGAGTGAAGAACTCGATGATCACAAGGTTGTGAGAAGGTTACTTAGAGCCtttgctccaaaaaattcaaccTTGGTCACCCTCATCTGGGAAAGGAGAGATACAAAAGGCTCACCCAAAGTGATGTTCTTGGGAGAATACTTGCTAATGAGCTaatggaagaaaaagaaaatgaagtgaagaacttgtccaagcaaagctccacttccaagaacaaagaaatagTTTTTAAGGCAGGCAAGAGCAAACTAGTTGAAGAGTCctgctcaagtgaagatgaaagctctgatgatgaagaaatagcttTCTTTGTgagaaagttcaagaaattcatgaggaagggaggatatagaaaatataaaagagATATGCCCAAAAGAAGAACTTCCAAGAGGGCATGCTATGTGTGTGGCGAAGTTGGCTATTTCATAGCGGATTGTGCTAACAAGAAGAAGGGCAaatacaaagaagaaaagaagggcaagccattcaagaaggacaagagcaaggcatacaagaagaaatattcgggtcatgATCAAATtggcgaggagtgggattcaaactccgacactgactccgatgatgaaggagtcgccaccatcgccattcgTGCCCCTACACCAACAAAATCATTATTTGGCGAAATGAGCGACGACGACACCCCCACATGCTCCATGGCAAAAGGGCGAAAGGTAAAATCATATCCTAAGCCTCTagttagtgatagtgatagtgatagttgtGATGAAAGCGTGCTtaaaggtcttagtaaaaatactatgcttaaattcaaataacttatggaaacaatagagggtCAAGAGGAGATActcgagaagcaagaagatttgctcatccttgaaaaggagagaagcCTTGAGCTCGAGGAACTTCTTGctaaagaaagggagaaagttgagaaattaacCAAAGAGCTAAATTTGGCCAATAGCTCAATTGTTAGTTTTGAGAATGATAATTCTATGCTTCAAGAAAAGTTGTCAAGTTTAGATGAGagtcataaaactcttgaagcacAAACCAATATTCTCAAAAATAGCTCATCCAAATCTAATGATGCAATCTTGCTCTCTAATGTTTCTACAAGCAATGGTTGTTCTCGGTACTATAACATAgctataaatgcttgtgctactaacattgaatccttgcaagccttacaaaaagagaatgagaggctaaatgccttggttaagtatggTTGCAttaaaacctataaatcaaaggatgcactatacaagaccattgaggccaaAGACAACAAGCTCAAGAGAGGTCTCGGATTTAACACGCATACAAGCAAATCAAATGAGCGTGTTGTGATCAAGGGCAAGGAGTGCCTAAAATTCATCAAAGGAAGCAAGTAAGCCGATCACACCTCTCAAGTGAAGCAACAAAAGGCTCATGCGCCTCAATCCTCGTTGAAATACCAAAGAAGCAGCAACCTCATCGAAACAACTGAGCCTCTGCCGGGTAGCTCAAAAAGGGGGAGGGACCTCCAAGGCGACGCCTCCAGGGAGGACGCGACGTCAAAAAATGCCACCGTCACCCACCCGGAACATCGGACTTGGGTTTTCACCCAAAGAGTCACCCAAAGGTGGTGGGAGGCACCACGACAATGCCTCAAGGGAGGGGAGCGGCGCCGGAGGGTGTCACCATTGTCAGCACCAGCAACAAGTCGAGATAGACTTTCTCCCAGAGCCTCCCACCCCCCAACCACGCAATCGAACCGGCACAACACAATCGCCAAATCCACACCGTCAATGGAGCCGCCACCGACACCTCACACGCGTGCCGCCCACAAGGCCACCACCAGACATTGGGCTCCCCACGGGCCGAATCTGGTGGGAGTAAGACAGATCGGCAATGGGATGAGCCCAATAGGCACCGGGCGGCTGAGAGGTGAGCGACACGCATGACGGTGAGCTCCACCACCACGACCGCACGCTACAACCGCCGCACCGCCCCACACCAAGGAGAACAGCTCCTGCAATAGCTCACAGCCAAGTCGCAGCAACACAGCAGCCCACGACGGCGAGCTCCACCACCACGGCACAAGGCAGCGAGCCCCACCACCACAGCAGCGAGCAGCAACCGCCACATCGAGAAGGCCACCATTGAGCGGGACCCTTCACTGCAATGGCGCAGTAACACCACACATATTGTCTAGCCGAAGCATGCCTGCCCGCACGACGTTGACTCCAGCCTCCAATCAAAAGCAACCACCCACCACAGGATCCGGCCAACACCGACCAAATCCGGCTTTCATCACATGGAATCGGTCGCCGCCATGCGGATCCACTCGACAACGACTAGATCCAGCCGCCAACACCACCAGCCGGCGCCACCACGACATCCACCCCCCTCACAGATTcgtgccacctcctcctctagcCGCTTCACCACACAGATCAACgaccgcctccacctcctcctctggcTACCTCCACACAAGTCTGCAGCCACCATCTCCTCTGCCCCCCTCAAGCGAAGAACCACGGCCGACCCCACCTGAAGTCGCCCTCGAGCCTGCGGACAGGAGCCGAGGCCTCCAGGCGTATGGCTTCGCGCGAGATCTAGCCGCCAAAACCGGAACCCAACCATGTGtagccccgccgccgccatccttgCAGTTGTGTGGGCTTCCGGCAGTCTGCTCAGGCAGCAGCGAGGCGGcagagggggaggaggggtgGCGGTGGGCGGGGGACTTGGGAACCGCCCAAGTCGCCCTTTCAAAATGCATGGATGCATATGGTTAGCTCTAGAGCTTACATTATGTGATCTATTTGAACTCTCTACCCACAAATCTATATGTCATCAGAAACCTTGAATCATCTAAGAAATGAACCTTGCATTGCGTCTATTTTAATACTTTTGTTCTTACGGCTataagtgcaaagaacataccTAGCCTATGCAAATGCACGGGGTTTACAGTACTACGATAGTTACATGCATCTTCCGTAGGCCTCACATACTGCCTCCACTCCAACACATACAAGTTCCATCATCTGCCCCCGCTAAGCGCCCACGACTCGTCGTCCCTGCAAATATTTTCCGCCGCTGGCGAATCGTAGCCGCGCGATCCATGCGAAAAGTCGGACGTAGTCCTGTTATAGACCTGCCGCGACAGAACCGGCAGCGTCACGTCCTCGGACTGCAGGACGTTCATGGCCTGCACAATGGACGGCCGCACACCCGGGTCCGGGTGCGCGCACCACAGCCCGACAACGAGCACACGCCGCAGCTGCCACTCGCAGCTGCAGCCGGCGTCATCGAGCTTGCCTTCAGCCAGCCTCTCGTCCACCGCTTCCAGAAGCGTGTTTCTGTCGTACAGGTCCCAGATCCACTTCAGCAGCGGGATGACCCTGTCCGGGTGCTCCATCTCCGGCCGCCGTCCGGTGATGATCTCCAGGAGCACGacgccgaagctgtacacgtcggACTCGGTGCTCGGCCGTCGGGAGCGGATGAACTCCGGGTCTATGTACCCCGCCGTGCCCATCACGACCTGCGTCGTCCGCGACCCGGCTCCGTGGTCAACGAGCCTCGCCAGCCCGAAATCCCCTAGCTTGGTGCTGTGTGATGGGCCGAGTAGTATGTTGCTGGGCTTGATGTCGCCGTGCAGGACGCACTGATCCCACTCCGTGTGCAGATAGCGCAGTGCAGAGCCCAGGCCAAGGATAATATTGTATCTGTTGATCAAACAAGTTAACAAACTGAAATTAATCTACTCTACTGGCATGATATAATAAATGGTGAAATCGATGGTTTGGTTTGTACCTCTGTGACCAACTGAGCAAGCTGCCGTAGAGGTGTCTGTCAAGGCTGCCTTCCGGCACAAGCTCGTAGACGAGCAAGAGACCCCTGCGGCTGTCACACCAGCCTAACAACTGCACAAGGTTCCGATGCCGCAGCCGGCTTATGATCTTCACCTCGGCCTCGAACGCCTTCCTCCCCTGCACCGACGACTCAGCAGAGAACATCTTTACGGCCACCAGGCAGTCCTGATCGCCGAGGCTGCCCCGGTACACGTTGCCAAAGCCCCCACGGCCgagcttctcctcctccgcgAAGTTACTCGTGGCAGCGGCGAGCTCGCGGTAGCCATACCTTCTAGGACCCACCCCTCTCTCGAATTCAGCGTGCTCACGTTCTCCATCAGAATCGCCGTCAGTCATTCCGTTCAGCTTCTTCCATATGCGTCGCCGGCGCACAAGGCAGCCGACGGCAGTGCATAgcaacacaagaaaagctacAGCCGCGGGCACAAGCACAGGTACTAGCCGGCGTCGCCCTCCGGTGGTAGCCTTGGATTCTAGAGTGGAGTTGAACGACCAGGACAGCACCTGGTGCAGCTCGATGCAGTCGCCAGTGGCCGCAGAGAAGCCGACCGCCACTTGCTCGGGCAAGTTCCCCTTCATGTCCACCGGCAAGGTGATATTATATGGTTCGCTGTCATCGATCTGGAGATAAACTGCTAGGATACCTGTGAGGTTGTTGTAGCTGATCATGCCAGTCATAATGGCGTCTTCAGAGACCAGGCCCTTGGTCACGTTCTTGTAGGCCTTGGAGTTGATTGAGTTGACGTCAATACCCACATGGTTTTGGCTATGGTCCCACTGGGAATTGTAGAACGTATCAAACTCCACCGCGACGACCCTATCGTCGCCGGTGGCGTTGAGGCTGTTACTGTCGTTGAAGAGGGCGAGGTTCCAACCATAGCTGTTTGGAGGAATCATCGATGGGTAGTGCGCGAGGAAGAAAGCCATTCCGTCGCCGCTGCCGTTACATCTGTGGTAGAAGGTCTCGTCTTTGGGCTTGATTTGGAAAGTGAAGTTGGAGGTGAAGCTGGCTAGCTCGCCGGTGGTGTTGTCCCAGAGTGGCACCGGACGCGCGTATGATGCACGGCCGACGCTGAAGGGGTCACCTCTGATCTCGTTCTTTGTTAGCTCGAGCATGCCGGGGCCCATATGCGCGTCGCGTTCGCACCTAAGCTCGGCGTCGCATGGGTCACCGGAGCTGGAGAAGTTGAAACTAAAGGAGAGCGAGGTGGCACGAGGTGCATGGATCAGCAGATAAAAGAGACTGAAGGACAAGAACAGAAACTGGCGTGAGCTCGCTGCCGGCATGCTTCTGTTTGTTTAGAGAATATAAATGGAGACGGGGAAATGGGTGTACTAGCTTCGGCTTTTATCGCCCCTGGTTACATCCATGGGTCTGGTCAGCAAGGTGGAGCGACTATTTCAACTCAGaattttgaactaaaaaaatCGAACTTAGAAAGTTTCAACTCCACCAAActtctaagaaaaaaaattcaaataaaaaaatatcaactctAGAAAGTTTCAACTCCACGAAActtctaagaaaaaaaattcaaataaaaaaatatcaactctGCCACACACGATTTTACAAGGCCAAATCGGATGTAAACTACATATATgctaggatcagtttcatcatatatACAGTGACGTTATTAGTGATAATAGTACtataacatataaaaataactttattgaaataaataccagaatTTTAAACAATAGCGGAAGAATACGAGAAAACTCCAACGAAAACTTCAgagcacaccacaggcaatcgattAGGGGCAACGCGATCTAGGACGCTCCGTCTTCCTTATAGTCTTTAGCTTCATTGATCTCCGTGTagtcttctctaactgagcagcatttattattgaaaataccAAGGGtaagtacatatcgtactcagtaagtgtgggaaagtatGACATCAGGGCTAAAGATAAGAAAAGCTTGACTcaggtttactgcatctatACCATCCTAACCTAGGACTCAAAATAAATAcagcatcctatttactatgtgtgacgatACTAACTCCATAAGAACAGCTCATCCGATTTCacccgactaccaaactcaccaggtaTCCCACTACCTAGCTACCAACTCATCAggttaccaccacccgactaccagaaccaaccatccaagatctcccattaatcatgaagaagtccaagctcgctcttaaccgtgagcacgattGATATATcggttttacactctgcagaggttgcacactttacccacgagtcatgattcccatATGCCCGTGTCGtccaagcacttacacacttccttCGGTGTGTGGCTGGGTCACACTACAAGATATTTCCGAAGCATCTCCCAGCATGCATTTACCCACTAAGATTTCATtgtcgtacataagtggaggAATGCTTCACctcagaggccccctcttgtgcctgtAGGTAAAAGGGAAGTCCACACAGACTCCTTCCATACAAGTCCACATAGACACCTTTCACACCCTACACCACCATATGTCCCATACAATATTGGGAGAACAACTAATTATTTGgtcaggccatacccatataaacctcgtggttgcgc
This genomic interval carries:
- the LOC133884245 gene encoding L-type lectin-domain containing receptor kinase IX.1-like produces the protein MPAASSRQFLFLSFSLFYLLIHAPRATSLSFSFNFSSSGDPCDAELRCERDAHMGPGMLELTKNEIRGDPFSVGRASYARPVPLWDNTTGELASFTSNFTFQIKPKDETFYHRCNGSGDGMAFFLAHYPSMIPPNSYGWNLALFNDSNSLNATGDDRVVAVEFDTFYNSQWDHSQNHVGIDVNSINSKAYKNVTKGLVSEDAIMTGMISYNNLTGILAVYLQIDDSEPYNITLPVDMKGNLPEQVAVGFSAATGDCIELHQVLSWSFNSTLESKATTGGRRRLVPVLVPAAVAFLVLLCTAVGCLVRRRRIWKKLNGMTDGDSDGEREHAEFERGVGPRRYGYRELAAATSNFAEEEKLGRGGFGNVYRGSLGDQDCLVAVKMFSAESSVQGRKAFEAEVKIISRLRHRNLVQLLGWCDSRRGLLLVYELVPEGSLDRHLYGSLLSWSQRYNIILGLGSALRYLHTEWDQCVLHGDIKPSNILLGPSHSTKLGDFGLARLVDHGAGSRTTQVVMGTAGYIDPEFIRSRRPSTESDVYSFGVVLLEIITGRRPEMEHPDRVIPLLKWIWDLYDRNTLLEAVDERLAEGKLDDAGCSCEWQLRRVLVVGLWCAHPDPGVRPSIVQAMNVLQSEDVTLPVLSRQVYNRTTSDFSHGSRGYDSPAAENICRDDESWALSGGR